One window from the genome of Thermaerobacter marianensis DSM 12885 encodes:
- a CDS encoding NAD(P)-dependent oxidoreductase: protein MPLRRVGWIGLGAMGSRMARNLIKAGFEVAVWNRTPARAEELGRSGAVVKASPVEVAAGSDVVVTMVADPAAVAAVARGSQGLLAAAGAGRRFVWVDMSTIGPQAAREFAAEARERGIPFVDAPVSGSLGAAEEAQLVILAGGEPTVVRELEPLFTALGRKTIYFGEAGQGQAAKIAVNLVLAGLLQVAAEGLVLAERLGVDREAFLDLLEAGPAAAPLIKMKLPAWRSGEFPPQFQLALMHKDLGLALAAAHEAHVPMPATAQVAQTYAAATAGGLGHLDFSAILREIERWAGLESNPGNGPAAT from the coding sequence ATGCCTTTGCGCCGCGTGGGGTGGATCGGCCTTGGCGCCATGGGGAGTCGCATGGCGCGCAACCTGATCAAGGCGGGTTTCGAGGTGGCCGTGTGGAACCGGACGCCGGCCCGTGCGGAAGAGCTCGGCCGGTCCGGGGCCGTGGTGAAGGCCTCGCCGGTCGAGGTGGCGGCCGGGTCCGACGTGGTGGTGACCATGGTCGCCGATCCGGCGGCGGTGGCTGCGGTGGCGCGGGGCTCGCAGGGCCTGCTGGCCGCAGCGGGAGCCGGGCGCCGGTTCGTCTGGGTCGACATGAGCACCATCGGGCCGCAGGCCGCCCGGGAGTTCGCCGCCGAAGCCCGGGAACGGGGCATCCCCTTCGTCGATGCGCCGGTCAGCGGCAGCCTGGGGGCGGCGGAAGAGGCGCAGCTGGTGATCCTGGCCGGCGGAGAACCGACGGTGGTGCGCGAGCTCGAACCCCTTTTCACGGCCTTGGGTCGCAAGACCATCTACTTCGGCGAGGCGGGCCAGGGCCAGGCGGCCAAGATCGCGGTCAACCTCGTGCTGGCGGGGCTGCTGCAGGTGGCGGCGGAGGGTCTGGTCCTGGCCGAGCGCCTGGGGGTCGACCGGGAGGCGTTCCTTGACCTGCTGGAAGCCGGGCCCGCCGCGGCGCCGCTGATCAAGATGAAGTTGCCCGCGTGGCGCAGCGGGGAGTTCCCGCCCCAGTTCCAGCTGGCCCTGATGCACAAGGACCTCGGCTTGGCCTTGGCGGCGGCTCACGAGGCGCACGTGCCCATGCCTGCCACCGCCCAGGTGGCCCAGACCTACGCCGCCGCCACGGCCGGCGGGTTAGGGCATCTCGACTTCAGCGCCATCCTACGCGAGATCGAGCGGTGGGCGGGTTTGGAATCGAATCCAGGGAACGGGCCGGCGGCAACTTGA
- the rsgA gene encoding ribosome small subunit-dependent GTPase A, producing MRRARENWFDRKWKNRRALRARERRSAKYRARLEQEQGGHAGPGGDDAPLAVSGNASTGVVCEVRSDTCVVIAGERCYESLTRVPVVVGDRVRFAAEGNYAVILEVLPRKSKLVRMRGDATRRSAFSKEEHVLAANVDVAVIVASAAAPPFHPRLIDRYLIMCQYGGIRPIICVNKIDLVTTRPDLSLYTDMDIPVVYVSALTGAGMERLKEHLRGRCSVLTGKSGVGKSSIFNALLRETIQRVGELTRTGRGRHTTTSSLMYRLDHDTFIIDTPGIRSLGLWDIDPDSLRLYFPDFLPFATACRYRDCSHTHEPDCAVKEAVSRGGVAPGRYESYRRLMNELVGK from the coding sequence TTGCGGAGAGCGCGGGAGAACTGGTTCGACCGGAAGTGGAAGAACCGCCGGGCGCTGAGAGCGAGGGAAAGGCGCTCAGCGAAGTACCGAGCGCGCCTGGAACAAGAGCAGGGGGGGCACGCCGGACCAGGTGGGGATGATGCGCCGCTGGCGGTTTCAGGTAATGCGTCGACAGGCGTCGTTTGCGAGGTGCGCAGCGACACCTGTGTTGTGATAGCGGGTGAGCGGTGCTACGAGAGCCTGACCCGCGTGCCGGTCGTGGTCGGCGACCGGGTCCGGTTTGCTGCCGAGGGGAACTATGCCGTCATACTCGAGGTGCTACCCCGCAAGAGCAAACTGGTCCGGATGCGGGGGGATGCCACACGCCGCTCGGCCTTCAGCAAGGAGGAACACGTCCTGGCTGCCAACGTGGACGTGGCCGTGATCGTGGCTTCGGCTGCCGCGCCGCCATTTCATCCGCGGCTGATCGACCGGTATCTGATCATGTGCCAGTATGGTGGCATCCGCCCCATCATCTGCGTTAACAAGATCGATCTGGTGACTACCCGTCCGGATTTGAGCCTGTACACCGACATGGACATCCCCGTGGTCTACGTATCGGCGCTCACCGGGGCTGGCATGGAGAGGCTGAAGGAACACCTGCGCGGCAGGTGTTCGGTGCTCACGGGAAAGAGCGGTGTCGGCAAGTCCAGCATCTTCAATGCCTTGCTTCGTGAAACCATCCAACGCGTCGGCGAGCTGACCCGCACCGGCCGGGGCAGGCACACGACCACCAGTTCGTTGATGTACCGGCTGGATCACGACACCTTTATCATCGATACACCGGGGATTCGCTCGCTGGGGCTATGGGACATCGACCCGGATTCGTTGCGGCTCTATTTCCCTGACTTTTTGCCTTTCGCCACGGCGTGCAGGTACAGGGACTGCAGTCACACCCATGAGCCGGACTGCGCGGTTAAGGAGGCCGTTAGCCGTGGCGGGGTGGCACCGGGACGTTACGAAAGCTACCGTCGCCTGATGAACGAGCTGGTAGGAAAGTAA